A single Altererythrobacter sp. BO-6 DNA region contains:
- a CDS encoding SDR family NAD(P)-dependent oxidoreductase, with amino-acid sequence MDFNGKVVWITGASSGIGASLAREWASRGAHIILSGRDEARLGEVAADCGEALVLPFDVRDDAALADATTKALAWKGGVDIAVANAGVSQRSQALNTGMQVYREIIDIDLTAQIAFTQRLIGHMAERGSGNLLFISSIAGKVGVPMRTAYCAAKFGLAGYADALRAELSNKGVNVHVIYPGSIATNVSRNALTSDGSKRGRSDKAIDQGIRPEDAARTMIDAVANGEREIIVAEGMEQAMGELRRTPDQLFDQVAAMVAAGYIEKMEAES; translated from the coding sequence ATGGATTTCAACGGCAAGGTGGTGTGGATCACCGGCGCATCCTCCGGCATCGGTGCGTCACTCGCGCGTGAATGGGCGAGCCGCGGCGCGCATATCATCCTCTCGGGCCGCGATGAAGCGCGCCTTGGCGAAGTGGCGGCGGATTGCGGCGAAGCGCTGGTGCTGCCGTTCGATGTGCGCGACGATGCCGCGCTGGCCGATGCGACCACCAAGGCGCTGGCATGGAAAGGCGGCGTCGATATCGCTGTGGCCAATGCCGGTGTCTCGCAGCGCAGCCAGGCGCTCAACACCGGCATGCAGGTCTATCGCGAGATCATCGATATCGACCTGACAGCGCAGATCGCCTTCACCCAAAGGTTGATCGGCCATATGGCCGAGCGAGGCTCAGGCAATTTGCTGTTTATCTCGTCCATCGCGGGCAAAGTCGGCGTGCCGATGCGCACCGCCTATTGCGCAGCGAAGTTTGGCCTCGCGGGCTATGCCGATGCGCTGCGGGCGGAACTGAGCAACAAGGGCGTGAATGTCCATGTCATCTACCCCGGCTCGATCGCGACCAATGTCAGCCGCAACGCCCTGACCTCCGACGGCAGCAAGCGTGGCCGCAGCGACAAGGCGATCGACCAGGGCATCCGTCCGGAAGATGCGGCGCGGACCATGATCGATGCCGTTGCCAATGGCGAGCGAGAGATCATCGTCGCCGAAGGCATGGAACAGGCGATGGGCGAACTGCGCCGCACACCTGACCAGCTGTTCGACCAGGTCGCGGCAATGGTTGCCGCGGGCTATATCGAGAAGATGGAAGCGGAAAGCTGA
- the hisD gene encoding histidinol dehydrogenase — protein sequence MQLLRSADPAFAAQFDALVNARRESDADVSADVARILADVKARGDAALAEYSQRFDGYALASDADWIITAEACRAAYDALDPGLRDALELAAERIRAYHADQLPSNRDFTDAAGVRQGAIWRPVDAAGLYVPGGRAAYPSSLLMNAIPAKVAGVERLVVVTPTPHGKTNPLVLAAAHIAGVDEIWRVGGAQAVAALAYGTERIASVDVITGPGNAWVAEAKRQLFGVVGIDMVAGPSEILVIADGHNRADWIAADLLSQAEHDPTSQSILITDDAAFADEVSAQVDAQLAQLATSETATASWQANGAIIVVQDLSEAAPLADRLAAEHVELAVAEPEPLLKAIRHAGSVFLGRMTPEAIGDYVAGPNHVLPTGRRARFASGLSVLDFMKRTSFIALDAESLEKIGPAAVALAHAEGLPAHARSVELRLK from the coding sequence ATGCAGTTGCTCCGCTCCGCTGACCCCGCTTTCGCCGCGCAGTTTGACGCGCTGGTCAATGCACGCCGCGAAAGCGACGCCGATGTCAGCGCTGATGTCGCGCGCATCCTCGCCGATGTGAAGGCGCGCGGCGATGCGGCTCTGGCGGAATACTCGCAGCGTTTCGACGGTTATGCACTGGCGAGCGACGCGGACTGGATCATCACCGCCGAAGCGTGCCGGGCGGCCTATGACGCGCTGGACCCAGGCCTGCGCGATGCGCTCGAACTCGCTGCGGAGAGAATCCGCGCCTATCACGCCGACCAGCTCCCCTCGAACCGCGACTTCACCGATGCAGCAGGCGTGCGGCAGGGCGCGATCTGGCGCCCGGTCGATGCCGCCGGACTCTATGTCCCTGGCGGGCGGGCGGCCTATCCCTCCTCGCTGCTGATGAACGCGATACCTGCCAAGGTCGCCGGGGTCGAGCGGCTGGTGGTCGTAACCCCCACCCCCCATGGCAAGACCAATCCGCTAGTGCTTGCTGCCGCGCATATCGCGGGGGTGGACGAGATCTGGCGCGTCGGCGGGGCACAAGCCGTGGCCGCGCTCGCCTATGGCACCGAGCGGATTGCCAGCGTCGATGTGATCACCGGCCCGGGCAATGCCTGGGTGGCCGAAGCCAAGCGCCAGCTTTTCGGCGTGGTCGGGATCGACATGGTCGCCGGGCCGAGCGAGATTCTGGTGATCGCGGACGGGCACAACCGGGCTGACTGGATCGCCGCCGACTTGCTGAGCCAGGCCGAGCATGACCCGACCTCGCAATCGATCCTGATTACTGATGATGCGGCTTTCGCGGATGAGGTTTCCGCACAGGTGGATGCGCAGCTGGCACAACTTGCCACGAGCGAGACAGCAACTGCGAGCTGGCAGGCCAATGGCGCGATCATTGTCGTGCAAGACCTGTCTGAAGCGGCTCCTCTGGCTGACCGGCTGGCGGCCGAGCATGTCGAACTCGCCGTCGCCGAACCCGAGCCGCTGCTGAAGGCGATCCGCCATGCCGGCAGCGTGTTCCTTGGCCGCATGACACCTGAGGCGATCGGTGACTATGTCGCCGGCCCCAACCATGTCCTTCCCACCGGGCGCCGCGCGCGTTTTGCCAGCGGCCTCTCCGTGCTCGACTTCATGAAGCGCACAAGCTTCATCGCGCTCGATGCTGAATCCCTTGAGAAAATCGGCCCAGCCGCTGTCGCGCTGGCCCATGCCGAAGGCTTGCCCGCGCATGCCAGATCGGTTGAATTGAGGCTTAAATGA
- a CDS encoding DUF2332 family protein — MEAAGARATAEAPLAWIALEANRTVHRHELRVRYWPGGGDETLLARAHAHGADIEWLAG; from the coding sequence ATGGAAGCAGCCGGAGCGAGGGCCACTGCCGAAGCGCCACTGGCGTGGATCGCACTGGAGGCCAACCGCACGGTGCATCGCCATGAACTGCGCGTCCGCTACTGGCCCGGCGGTGGGGATGAGACGCTGCTGGCCCGCGCCCATGCGCATGGCGCGGATATCGAGTGGCTGGCCGGCTAG
- a CDS encoding alpha/beta hydrolase: MEQKRVTLANGIELDVVDEGPRDGPALIFLHGFPESHRTWRHQIAHFSDRYRCVAPDQRGYRGSSKPQEVEAYAPAKLIGDVFLLADALGIEKFTIVGHDWGGAIAWGVALGGQHARVTRAIIANAPHPAVFQRLLYTNPVQRAASQYIRAFRDPANDDLIRAKGITGILKQEVNWDRPDNMPAEERAQLLKDWEDRDACFGMLNYYRASRMVVPTMDEPFELPEGYAPPPVPKLSIPTLVIWALDDLALPPENLEGLDELIDPLTIVQVPDCGHFVPWEAPDKVNAAMEEFLAATD; the protein is encoded by the coding sequence ATGGAGCAGAAGCGCGTCACGCTCGCCAACGGGATCGAGCTCGATGTGGTAGACGAAGGCCCGCGCGATGGGCCCGCGCTGATCTTCCTACATGGCTTTCCCGAAAGCCACCGCACCTGGCGCCACCAGATCGCGCATTTCAGTGACCGCTACCGCTGTGTTGCACCAGACCAGCGCGGCTATCGCGGATCGTCCAAGCCGCAGGAGGTCGAGGCATATGCACCGGCCAAGCTGATTGGCGATGTGTTCCTGCTCGCCGACGCGCTGGGCATCGAGAAGTTCACAATCGTCGGCCATGACTGGGGCGGCGCGATCGCCTGGGGCGTGGCGCTTGGCGGCCAGCATGCGCGTGTGACCCGTGCAATAATTGCCAATGCGCCCCATCCGGCGGTGTTCCAGCGGCTGCTCTACACCAACCCGGTCCAGCGTGCGGCGAGCCAGTATATCCGCGCCTTTCGCGACCCGGCCAATGACGACCTTATCCGAGCGAAAGGGATTACCGGCATTCTCAAGCAGGAAGTGAATTGGGACCGGCCCGACAACATGCCCGCTGAAGAGCGCGCGCAATTGCTGAAGGATTGGGAAGATCGCGATGCGTGCTTCGGCATGCTCAATTACTACCGCGCGAGCCGGATGGTGGTGCCGACAATGGACGAGCCGTTCGAACTGCCGGAAGGCTACGCGCCGCCGCCCGTGCCGAAGCTGTCGATTCCGACGCTGGTGATCTGGGCGCTCGATGATCTCGCGCTGCCGCCGGAAAACCTCGAAGGGCTGGATGAATTGATCGATCCGCTCACCATCGTGCAGGTCCCCGATTGCGGGCATTTTGTGCCGTGGGAAGCGCCGGACAAGGTCAACGCCGCGATGGAGGAATTCCTCGCTGCAACCGACTAG
- a CDS encoding BolA family protein — protein sequence MTGTVAQEIERLLRAALSPTHLDVINDSAHHHGHSGDDGSGESHFTVVIESPAFEGVSRLQRQRMVNAALGDIPGERVHALAIRARAPGEHKVDQT from the coding sequence ATGACCGGAACTGTTGCCCAGGAAATCGAGCGCCTGCTGCGTGCAGCGCTTAGCCCCACCCACCTCGATGTGATCAATGATAGCGCGCATCATCATGGCCATTCGGGCGATGATGGCAGCGGCGAATCGCATTTCACCGTAGTGATCGAAAGCCCCGCATTCGAGGGCGTCTCGCGGCTCCAGCGCCAACGCATGGTCAATGCCGCGCTGGGCGACATTCCCGGCGAGCGGGTGCATGCCCTGGCAATCAGGGCGCGCGCACCGGGCGAGCACAAGGTGGACCAGACATGA
- the nusB gene encoding transcription antitermination factor NusB has product MNPPRSQARSAARLAAVQALYQQHMEGTPLARLLNEFHQHRLGMEDEDEQFAEAEVDFFDDLVAGVDARRAEIDELLTGKLAEGWTLARLDKTMLQILRAGAFELIARADVPTATAIDEYVDVAKAFFDDREAKFVNGILDAVGKDARA; this is encoded by the coding sequence ATGAATCCCCCCCGTTCCCAGGCCCGCTCCGCCGCCCGGCTCGCCGCCGTCCAGGCGCTGTACCAGCAGCATATGGAGGGCACCCCGCTCGCGCGGCTGCTCAACGAGTTCCACCAGCACCGGTTGGGCATGGAGGACGAGGACGAGCAATTCGCCGAGGCCGAAGTCGATTTCTTCGATGACCTTGTGGCCGGGGTCGACGCCCGACGGGCGGAGATTGACGAACTGCTGACCGGCAAGCTGGCCGAGGGCTGGACGCTGGCCCGGCTCGACAAGACCATGCTGCAGATCCTGCGAGCCGGAGCCTTTGAGCTGATTGCGCGGGCCGATGTGCCCACCGCCACCGCGATCGACGAATATGTCGATGTGGCCAAGGCTTTCTTCGACGATCGCGAAGCGAAATTCGTCAACGGCATCCTTGATGCGGTTGGCAAGGATGCCCGCGCTTAA
- a CDS encoding J domain-containing protein — protein MKQTRFHGRYEDTGRVCEHPACDEAGEFRAPGYRSSGFDGPGEYRWFCLQHVREFNSEYDWFEGMSAEEIVEAQSPASGWKTESPSFRPTAGVDGMPRWADFEDPLDAISARVGGIRSRAEREAKLAMDGRFSREEARALDTMGLGLDTDRKRLRQRYSELVRRYHPDRNGGDRKFENRLNNVVEAYQLLRKSSAFS, from the coding sequence GTGAAGCAAACCAGGTTCCACGGACGTTACGAAGACACTGGCAGGGTGTGCGAGCACCCCGCTTGCGATGAGGCGGGCGAATTCCGTGCGCCCGGATATCGCAGCAGCGGTTTCGACGGGCCGGGCGAATATCGCTGGTTCTGCCTGCAGCATGTGCGCGAATTCAATTCGGAATATGACTGGTTCGAAGGGATGAGCGCGGAGGAAATCGTCGAGGCGCAATCGCCCGCGTCCGGCTGGAAGACCGAGAGCCCTAGCTTCCGCCCCACTGCGGGCGTCGATGGTATGCCGCGCTGGGCCGACTTCGAAGATCCGCTCGATGCGATCAGCGCCCGGGTAGGGGGGATCCGCAGCCGCGCCGAACGCGAGGCGAAACTGGCAATGGATGGCCGCTTCAGCCGCGAGGAAGCGCGCGCGCTCGACACCATGGGGCTGGGGCTCGACACGGATCGCAAGCGGCTGCGCCAGCGCTATTCGGAGCTGGTGCGGCGCTATCACCCGGACCGCAACGGCGGCGATCGCAAGTTCGAAAACCGGCTCAACAATGTCGTGGAAGCCTATCAGTTACTGCGGAAAAGTTCCGCCTTTTCTTAA
- a CDS encoding DUF2332 domain-containing protein, translating to MGDHGAKPDYELVDMGVTGADAVRTAFANQVAYCEANGAPITAKVCAAILAAVDGDRSNALLERIRSWQGAPLSDALPLRIAGGIHALHLAAEAPELAPIYRGVPVDAAPIIEQVMQLHEARLLPWLDGPPQTNEAGRSSNFIAAMLWLAGRGLPASFECLEIGSSAGINLMIDRYGYHLDGVEIGPEAPVMAFKPGWKGAPPPDVPFTFASLKGCDVAPVDLTDPAQALRLKAYIWPEHTIRFERMEAAIAAAKERKPDLVKANAAEFVEAELAKPQAPGTTRVLMHSIVVAICA from the coding sequence ATGGGCGATCATGGTGCAAAGCCAGACTATGAACTGGTCGATATGGGCGTGACCGGAGCGGATGCCGTGCGCACCGCATTTGCCAACCAGGTTGCCTATTGCGAAGCGAATGGCGCGCCGATCACCGCCAAGGTGTGCGCCGCGATCCTCGCTGCTGTTGACGGCGACCGGAGCAACGCCTTGCTGGAGCGGATCCGAAGTTGGCAGGGTGCGCCTTTGTCGGATGCCCTGCCGCTACGCATTGCGGGCGGGATCCATGCCTTGCATCTCGCCGCCGAAGCGCCCGAGCTCGCCCCGATCTATCGCGGTGTGCCGGTCGATGCCGCGCCGATCATTGAGCAGGTGATGCAGCTGCATGAGGCGCGCCTGCTGCCCTGGCTGGACGGGCCGCCGCAAACCAACGAGGCGGGTCGCTCGAGCAATTTTATCGCTGCAATGCTGTGGCTGGCGGGACGAGGACTTCCGGCGAGCTTTGAGTGCCTCGAGATCGGCTCCAGCGCAGGGATCAATCTGATGATTGACCGCTATGGCTATCACCTGGACGGCGTAGAGATTGGCCCCGAAGCGCCGGTCATGGCGTTCAAACCCGGCTGGAAAGGCGCGCCGCCGCCCGATGTGCCATTCACCTTCGCCTCGCTGAAGGGTTGCGACGTTGCCCCGGTCGACCTGACCGATCCGGCGCAAGCGCTGCGGCTCAAAGCCTATATCTGGCCCGAGCACACGATCCGCTTTGAGCGGATGGAGGCGGCGATTGCGGCAGCAAAGGAACGCAAGCCCGATCTGGTCAAGGCCAACGCAGCCGAATTCGTGGAGGCCGAACTCGCCAAGCCACAGGCGCCAGGGACCACGCGGGTACTGATGCATTCGATCGTGGTGGCAATATGTGCCTGA
- the thiL gene encoding thiamine-phosphate kinase — MNETEFIAALRALPLHPGARQLQDDCAVLDIGREALILTHDTMAEGTHFPAGADLADVAWKLVAVNLSDLAAKGAEPVGVLLGHSLGPDDERFLAGLREVLDAYRVPLLGGDTIKAAGGRTFGLTAIGRATHVPVPDRRGAKPGDAVYVTGTLGRAMLGFEGKAEHVEAFARPHPLLAEGRALAPYVTAMMDISDGLLLDAWRIADASEATIALDSAAVPVAAPERLDDCLRWGDDYELLFTLPDGTSPPVAATRIGTVEPRGFAPLFLNGHPILNAEGLGYQH, encoded by the coding sequence ATGAACGAGACCGAATTCATCGCTGCCCTGCGTGCATTGCCGCTCCATCCTGGCGCGCGCCAACTGCAGGATGACTGTGCAGTGCTGGATATCGGCAGGGAAGCACTGATCCTGACGCATGACACCATGGCCGAAGGCACGCATTTCCCGGCCGGTGCCGACCTGGCCGATGTTGCGTGGAAGCTGGTCGCCGTGAACCTGTCTGACCTCGCCGCCAAAGGTGCCGAGCCAGTCGGGGTCCTGCTCGGGCACAGTCTCGGGCCGGACGATGAGCGATTTCTGGCAGGCTTGCGCGAAGTGCTTGATGCCTATCGGGTGCCGCTGCTTGGCGGGGATACGATCAAGGCCGCTGGCGGCCGCACCTTCGGCCTCACTGCAATCGGCCGCGCGACGCATGTCCCCGTACCGGACCGGCGCGGCGCGAAGCCCGGCGATGCGGTCTATGTCACGGGAACACTGGGCCGCGCGATGCTGGGGTTCGAAGGTAAAGCGGAACATGTCGAAGCCTTCGCCCGGCCGCACCCCTTGCTGGCCGAAGGGCGCGCGCTGGCGCCATATGTGACTGCGATGATGGACATCTCCGACGGGCTGCTACTTGACGCGTGGCGGATCGCTGATGCCAGCGAGGCGACCATCGCGCTGGATAGTGCCGCTGTGCCGGTCGCCGCTCCTGAGCGGCTGGACGACTGCCTGCGCTGGGGCGACGACTACGAGCTGCTGTTTACGCTACCCGATGGCACAAGTCCGCCGGTTGCCGCCACGCGCATCGGCACAGTCGAGCCGCGCGGCTTCGCGCCGTTATTTCTCAATGGCCATCCGATCCTTAATGCCGAAGGGCTGGGCTACCAGCACTAG
- a CDS encoding alpha/beta hydrolase-fold protein has translation MSSFFRAAAAALALMLSAPLGAQAQEPAKPEVPVPSAGEIVWWSDFAPAEAVGVRDIWVWLPPSYGSDPARRYPVLYMHDAENIFDRRLSNFDKEWAVDEAIMRLSARGDLREWIVVGLRSPLDRYQTLFPQKLFDLLPESQQARVTGMTWDGIEAGKPLRGDAYAAMVAGALKRKVDSEFRTLDGPKDTAVMGSSMGGLMSLYLIAEYPEVFGQAAGLSTHLPLANPEGGDPETRAAEVANAFRAYFASTRLDPGKNRIYVDHGTATLDAYYAPYFAAFDAMMAEQGWVGPNYESRAFFGTEHEENAWAQRVDIPLAFLDANDP, from the coding sequence ATGTCATCTTTCTTTCGCGCTGCCGCTGCCGCCCTTGCGCTAATGCTGTCCGCGCCATTGGGGGCGCAGGCCCAGGAGCCAGCGAAGCCCGAAGTGCCGGTACCATCGGCGGGAGAAATCGTGTGGTGGAGCGATTTTGCCCCGGCGGAAGCGGTCGGCGTGCGCGATATCTGGGTGTGGCTCCCTCCAAGCTACGGCAGCGATCCTGCCCGGCGCTATCCGGTGCTCTACATGCACGATGCCGAGAACATCTTCGACCGGCGCCTGTCCAATTTCGACAAGGAATGGGCGGTGGATGAGGCAATCATGCGGCTTTCGGCACGCGGCGATCTGCGCGAATGGATTGTTGTCGGACTGCGCAGCCCGCTTGATCGGTACCAGACGCTGTTCCCGCAAAAACTGTTCGATCTGTTGCCCGAAAGCCAGCAGGCAAGGGTAACCGGCATGACATGGGACGGCATCGAGGCGGGCAAGCCTTTGCGCGGCGATGCCTATGCCGCGATGGTGGCGGGCGCGCTGAAGCGCAAAGTCGATAGCGAATTTCGCACGCTTGACGGGCCGAAAGATACCGCCGTGATGGGATCGTCGATGGGTGGGCTGATGAGCCTGTATCTGATCGCCGAATATCCCGAAGTGTTCGGCCAGGCGGCCGGGCTTTCAACCCACCTGCCGCTGGCTAACCCCGAAGGCGGTGACCCTGAAACGCGCGCCGCCGAAGTGGCCAACGCGTTTCGCGCCTATTTCGCCTCGACCCGCCTCGATCCAGGCAAGAACCGGATCTATGTCGATCACGGCACTGCCACGCTTGACGCTTACTATGCGCCCTATTTCGCGGCGTTTGACGCGATGATGGCCGAACAGGGCTGGGTGGGGCCGAATTACGAGAGCAGAGCGTTTTTCGGCACGGAGCATGAGGAAAACGCCTGGGCGCAGCGAGTGGATATTCCGCTGGCCTTCCTCGATGCGAATGACCCTTAA
- the hisG gene encoding ATP phosphoribosyltransferase: MTNTAATQLTFAIPKGRILDEALPVMARAGVVPEDAFHDKSNRALSFATTRPDMRLIRVRAFDVATFVAHGAAQVGIVGSDVIEEFDYADLYAPVDLDIGHCRLSVARVAGDDAQPGSVSHLRVATKYPNLTRRHFEAKGIQAECVKLNGAMELAPSLGLARQIVDLVSTGQTLKDNGLVETDRILDISARLIVNRAALKTDPRVAELVNAFRTITEARDAA, translated from the coding sequence ATGACCAACACCGCCGCAACACAGCTGACTTTTGCCATTCCCAAGGGGCGCATTCTCGACGAAGCGCTACCGGTGATGGCGCGTGCCGGCGTGGTGCCGGAAGATGCGTTCCACGACAAGAGCAACCGCGCGCTCAGCTTTGCAACGACCCGCCCGGATATGCGGCTGATCCGCGTGCGCGCCTTCGATGTGGCGACCTTTGTGGCGCATGGCGCAGCGCAGGTCGGGATTGTCGGTTCGGACGTGATTGAGGAATTCGACTACGCCGATCTCTATGCCCCGGTCGATCTCGATATCGGGCACTGCCGCCTCAGCGTGGCGCGCGTCGCAGGCGATGACGCACAGCCCGGCTCCGTCAGCCACCTGCGGGTTGCGACCAAATATCCCAACCTCACCCGCCGCCATTTCGAGGCGAAGGGGATCCAGGCAGAATGCGTCAAGCTGAACGGCGCGATGGAGCTCGCTCCTTCGCTGGGGCTGGCACGCCAGATCGTCGACCTGGTTTCGACCGGGCAGACGCTGAAAGACAATGGGCTGGTCGAAACCGACCGCATCCTCGACATTTCGGCGCGGCTGATCGTCAACCGCGCAGCGCTCAAGACCGACCCGCGTGTCGCGGAACTGGTCAATGCCTTTCGCACAATCACCGAAGCGCGGGACGCGGCCTGA
- a CDS encoding pirin family protein, which produces MIEQTITPTTHDLGQFEVRRVLPKRERTMVGPFIFVDQFGPSQLDLGSGMDVRPHPHINLATVTWLFEGAIDHRDSLGSFSTIRPGQVNLMTAGSGIVHSERSPAEERATGPKLYGMQTWLALPDGREEIDPAFEAVTDLPVVEDQCAKAVVIMGELWGKRAATTTYADTIYAEIVLAPSGALPIEAEADERAVMLVGGEASVDGQALGLYELSVLAPGRTMTLSSERGGRIMLLGGEAFSTPRHAWWNFVSSSRERIRQAREDWSAGRFPKVPGDEEEWIPIPEQPLTRSD; this is translated from the coding sequence ATGATCGAGCAGACCATTACCCCCACCACGCATGACCTTGGCCAGTTCGAGGTGCGGCGCGTGCTGCCCAAGCGCGAGCGGACGATGGTCGGCCCGTTCATCTTCGTTGACCAGTTCGGCCCTTCGCAACTCGATCTCGGCAGCGGGATGGACGTGCGCCCGCATCCGCATATCAACCTGGCAACGGTTACATGGCTGTTTGAAGGCGCGATCGATCATCGCGACAGCCTGGGCAGCTTTTCCACGATCCGCCCCGGGCAGGTAAACCTGATGACCGCAGGCAGCGGCATCGTCCATTCGGAACGCTCGCCCGCCGAGGAACGCGCCACCGGGCCAAAACTCTACGGTATGCAGACCTGGCTTGCCCTGCCAGACGGGCGCGAGGAGATCGACCCGGCTTTCGAAGCGGTCACGGACTTGCCCGTGGTGGAGGACCAATGCGCCAAGGCCGTCGTCATCATGGGCGAGCTATGGGGCAAACGCGCGGCCACCACCACCTATGCCGACACGATCTATGCCGAAATCGTCCTTGCGCCGTCGGGCGCTTTACCGATCGAAGCCGAAGCGGACGAGCGTGCTGTGATGCTGGTCGGCGGAGAGGCCAGTGTCGATGGGCAAGCGCTTGGCCTTTACGAACTCTCGGTGCTTGCGCCCGGCCGTACGATGACGCTTTCGAGCGAACGCGGCGGGCGGATCATGCTGCTCGGCGGCGAAGCCTTCTCGACCCCGCGCCACGCTTGGTGGAACTTCGTCAGCTCCAGCCGCGAACGAATCCGGCAAGCGCGGGAGGACTGGAGCGCAGGGCGCTTCCCCAAGGTTCCGGGCGACGAGGAGGAATGGATCCCGATCCCCGAACAACCTTTGACACGCAGCGACTGA
- a CDS encoding glutathione S-transferase family protein, which produces MAEFTFYTVAMSRGQIARWALHESGADYEQQVFTWESRPPSFTAINPMNKVPALVHHHGGHDHVVTECAAICHYLAETHPDTGLLPDTHEKAAYFRWLFFAAGPLEQAVVARAMGWEVPEGRSGMAGFGSLDLTLDAVDGWLSANDHAAGSRFTMADVYLGSQFIWGLRFGSIPERPSFRAYVDRLVQRPKYLEGLTIDQTLIEAGA; this is translated from the coding sequence ATGGCCGAATTCACATTCTATACCGTCGCGATGAGCCGCGGGCAGATTGCGCGCTGGGCCCTGCACGAATCGGGCGCGGACTACGAGCAGCAGGTGTTCACCTGGGAATCGCGCCCGCCCTCATTCACGGCGATCAATCCGATGAACAAGGTGCCCGCATTGGTGCATCACCATGGCGGGCATGACCACGTCGTGACCGAATGCGCGGCAATCTGTCATTACCTGGCCGAGACACATCCGGATACCGGACTGCTGCCCGACACGCACGAGAAAGCGGCCTATTTCCGCTGGCTGTTCTTTGCGGCCGGACCTCTCGAACAGGCGGTGGTGGCGCGGGCCATGGGCTGGGAAGTGCCGGAGGGGCGCAGTGGGATGGCCGGTTTCGGATCGCTGGACCTCACGCTTGACGCGGTGGATGGTTGGCTCTCCGCCAATGATCACGCCGCAGGCAGCCGGTTCACCATGGCCGACGTTTATCTGGGTAGCCAGTTTATCTGGGGCCTGCGCTTCGGCTCGATCCCCGAACGGCCGAGCTTCCGCGCCTATGTCGATCGGCTGGTACAGCGCCCCAAATACCTTGAAGGGCTGACAATCGACCAGACGCTGATCGAGGCGGGCGCTTAA